The Lepus europaeus isolate LE1 chromosome 6, mLepTim1.pri, whole genome shotgun sequence genome includes a window with the following:
- the BID gene encoding BH3-interacting domain death agonist, giving the protein MELHSAAYAVDPKVSSGPGPRDEHITNLLVLGFLQSFCSCSFHEELQVLGRELLSEAELADSYDCCSYDDELQTDGNHASFLQMGRAEAGSESQEEVIRNIARRLAQIGDRMDHHIQPELLNNLVVEFVNDHSEEDRRRRLASAVEQAMETWPADMEREKAALMLTMLLAKKLAEHTPSLLRAAFRAAVTLINQDLLAYVRNLAGNGME; this is encoded by the exons ATGGAGCTGCATAGTGCTGCTTATGCCGTGGATCCCAAG GTCAGCAGTGGTCCAGGCCCCAGGGACGAGCACATCACAAACCTGCTGGTGTTAGGCTTCCTCCAGAGCTTCTGCAGCTGCAGCTTCCATGAAGAACTACAGGTGCTGGGTCGGGAGCTGCTCTCAGAAGCCGAGCTGGCCGACAGCTATGACTGCTGCAGCTACGATGACGAGCTGCAGACGGACGGCAACCACGCCAGCTTCCTCCAGatggggagagcagaggcag GTTCAGAGAGCCAAGAAGAGGTCATCAGGAACATTGCCAGGCGTCTCGCCCAAATCGGGGACAGGATGGACCACCACATCCAGCCAGAGCTGCTGAACAACCTGGTGGTGGAGTTTGTGAATGACCACTCGGAGGAG GACAGAAGGAGGCGGCTGGCGTCGGCCGTGGAGCAAGCAATGGAAACTTGGCCTgcagacatggagagggagaaggctgCACTGATGTTGACCATGCTGCTGGCCAAGAAGCTAGCCGAGCATACGCCGTCCTTGCTGCGCGCTGCCTTCCGTGCAGCAGTGACCCTGATTAACCAGGACCTGCTCGCCTACGTGAGGAACTTAGCTGGAAAT GGCATGGAGTGA